A DNA window from Paraclostridium bifermentans contains the following coding sequences:
- the dprA gene encoding DNA-processing protein DprA, whose protein sequence is MNKKDIYLWLLSIGGIGNKTIEKIEDSVDDIEELMDLPDKEILKIENLNLNIKQNIVKYKSRAYIDSLKEKLYKHEVSYIGKNESTYPSKLRHIYNAPSVLFYKGDINQLNKLSLAMVGSRKPTSYGVWCAQSLSEELSNYNINIVSGMAMGIDEHSHKGCIKGSSKTVAVLGSSVENPLPKKNFNLSNKILEDGGLLVSEYNVGHPVAPSNYPARNRIISGLSDGVIVVEATKKSGALITVDFALEQGKNVFAIPGNINSDMSKGCHMIIKDGAKLVDDIEDIINEYNFKKFNKIANNSNSNALTYVQQSIFDIIKTKGSLHIDRICDYTNMNIQDINCILNMLEIEGKIIEMRNKIYSVK, encoded by the coding sequence ATGAATAAGAAAGATATATACTTATGGTTATTGTCTATAGGAGGTATAGGAAATAAAACTATAGAAAAAATTGAAGACAGTGTAGATGATATAGAGGAGCTTATGGACCTACCTGATAAAGAGATACTAAAAATTGAAAATTTAAATTTAAATATTAAACAGAATATAGTAAAATATAAAAGTCGCGCTTATATAGATTCGCTAAAAGAGAAGTTATATAAGCATGAGGTAAGCTATATAGGAAAGAATGAGAGTACATACCCTTCTAAATTAAGACATATTTACAATGCTCCTAGTGTACTCTTTTACAAAGGAGATATAAATCAATTAAATAAGTTATCTTTAGCTATGGTAGGATCTAGAAAACCTACATCTTATGGAGTTTGGTGTGCTCAAAGTTTAAGTGAAGAATTGTCTAACTATAATATAAATATAGTAAGTGGTATGGCTATGGGCATAGATGAACATTCTCACAAAGGATGTATTAAAGGATCATCAAAGACTGTAGCTGTTCTAGGCTCAAGTGTAGAGAATCCACTTCCTAAGAAAAATTTTAACCTATCTAATAAAATATTAGAAGATGGAGGTCTTTTAGTATCAGAATACAATGTAGGACATCCAGTGGCTCCATCAAATTATCCAGCTAGAAACAGAATCATAAGTGGGTTAAGTGATGGGGTTATAGTAGTAGAGGCAACAAAGAAAAGTGGAGCATTAATAACTGTTGACTTTGCACTTGAACAGGGTAAAAACGTTTTTGCAATTCCAGGTAATATTAACTCAGACATGAGTAAAGGTTGCCATATGATAATAAAAGATGGTGCAAAGCTTGTTGATGATATAGAAGATATAATAAATGAATATAATTTTAAAAAATTTAACAAAATAGCTAATAATAGCAATAGCAATGCGTTAACATATGTACAGCAAAGCATTTTTGATATTATTAAAACAAAAGGAAGCTTGCATATAGATAGAATTTGTGATTATACTAATATGAATATACAAGATATAAATTGCATTTTAAATATGCTTGAAATAGAAGGTAAGATAATAGAAATGCGAAACAAGATATATAGTGTAAAATAA